Below is a genomic region from Neoarius graeffei isolate fNeoGra1 chromosome 12, fNeoGra1.pri, whole genome shotgun sequence.
gacctaccaggaaggatatacagtggtgcttgaaagtttgtgaaccctttagaattttctatatttctgcataaatgtgacctaaaacatcatcagattttcacacaagtcctaaaagtaggtaaagagaacccagttaaacaaatgagacaaaaatattatacttggtcatttatttattgaggaaaatgatccaatattacatatctgtgagtggcaaaagtatgtgaacctttgatttcagtatctggtgtgacccccatgtgcagcaataactgcaactaaacgtttgcggtaactgttgatcagtcctgcacaccggcttggaggaattttagcccgttcctctgtacagagcagcttcaactctgggatgttggtgggtttcttcatatgaactgatcgcttcaggttcttccacaacatttccattggattaaggtcaggactttgacttggccattccaaaacattaactttattcttctttaaccattctttggtagaacgacttgtgtgcttagggtcgttgtcttgctgcatgacccaccttctcttgagattcagttcatggacagatgtcctgacattttccttcagaattcgctggtataattcagaattcattgttccatcaatgatggcaagccgtcctggcccagatgcagcaaaacaggcccaaaccatgatactaccaccaccatgtttcacagaagggataaggttcttatgctggaatgcagtgctttcctttctccaaacataacgcttctcatttaaaccaaaagttctattttggtctcctccgtccacaaaacatttttccaatagccttctgacttgtccacgtgctctttagcaaactgcagatgagcagcaatgttctttttggagagcagtggctttctccttgcaactctgtcatgcacaccattgttgttcagtgttctcctggtggtggactcatgaacatgaacattagtcaatgtgagagaggccttcagttgcttagaagttaccccggggtcctttatgacttcgccaactattacacgccttactcttggagtgatctttgttggtcgaccactcctggggagggtaacaatggacttgaatttcctccatttgtacacaatctgtctgactgtggattggtggagtccaaactctttagagatggttttgtaaccttttccagcctgatgagcatcaacaatgctttttctgaggtcctcagaaatctcctttgttcgtgccatgatacacttccacaaacatatgttctgaagatcagactttgatagatccctgttctttaaataaaacagggcgcccactcacacctgattgtcatcccattgattgaaaacacctgactctaatttcaccttcaaattaactgctaatccgagaggttcacatacttttgccactcacagatatgtaatattggatcattttcctcaataaataaatgagcaagtataatatttttgtctcatttgtttaactgggttctctttatctacttttaggacttgtgtgaaaatctgatgatgttttaggtaatatttatgcagaaatatagaaaattctaaagggttcacaaactttcaagcaccactgtagcaactcatagcaaccacgatgagcagaaaagcatctcagcatgcaacagcagaagaccacattgggttctactcctgcgagccaagaacaggaaacttAGAATCAAgaaaaagttcctattaaagtggccagtgagtgtatgtgtaaTTGTTGGTCATATTTTTTGtagggagatgtttatttaacactcaTGGAaaaagtctccagtgtcagtgctttgtaacagtcaaaaGTAAAGCtgtatatttacagtggtgcttgaaagtttgtgaaccctttataattttctatatttctgcataaatatgacctaaaacatcatcagattttcacacaagtcctaaaagtagataaaaagaacccagttaaacaaatgagacaaaaatattagacttggtcatttatttattgaggaaaatgatccaatattgcatatctgtgagtggcaaaagtatgtgaacctttgctttcagtatctggtgtgacccccttgtacagcaataactgcaactaaacgtttccggtaactgttgatcagtcctgcacaccggcttggaggaattttagcccattcctccgtacagaacagcttcaactctgggatgttggtgggtttcctcacatgaactgctcgcttcaggtccttccacagcatttcgattggattaagatcaggactttgactttgccattccaaaacattaactttattcttctttaaccattctttgcgagaacgacttgtgtgtttagggtcgttgtcttgctgcatgacccaccttctcttgagattcagttcatggacagatgtcctgacattttcctttagaattcactggtattattcagaattcattgttccatgagtgatggcaagccgtcctggccaagacgcagtaaaacaggcccaaaccatgatactaccaccaccatgtttcacagaagggataaggttattatgctggaatgcaatgttttcctgtctccaaacataacacttctcatttaaaccaaaaagttctattttggtctcatctgtccacaaaacatttttccaatagccttctggcttgtccacgtgatctttagcaaactgcagacaagcagcaatgttctttttggagagcagtggctttctccttgcaaccctgccatgcacaccattgttgttcagtgttctgatggtggactcatgaacattaacattagccaatgtgagcgaggtcttcagttgcttagaagttaccctggggtcctttgtgacctcgccgactattacacgccttgctcttggagtgatctttgttggttgaccctccccaggagtggtaacaatggtcttgaatttcctccatttgtacacaatctgtctgactgtggattggtggagtccaaaccctttagagatggttctgtaatcttttccagcctgatgagcatcaacaacgctttttctggggtcctcagaaatctcctttgttcgtgccatgatacacttccacaaacatgtgttgtgaagatcagactttgatagatccctgttctttaaataaaacagggtgcccactcacacctgattgtcatcccattgataaacacctgactctaatttcaccttcaaattaactgctaatcctagagattcacatacttttgccactcacagatatctcattctcatctcattatctctagccgttttatcctgttctacagggttgcaggcaagctggagcctatcccagctgactacgggcaaaaggtggggtacaccctggacaagtcgccaggtcatcacagggctgacacacagacacagacaaccattcacactcacattcacacctacagtcaatttagagtcaccagttaacctaacctgcatgtctttggactgtgggggaaaccggagcacccggaggaaacccacacggacacggggagaacatgcaaactccgcacagaaaggccctcgttggccacggggcttgaacacagaccttcttgctgtgaggtgacaacgctaaccactacaccaccgtgccgccccactcacagatatgtaatattgaatcatttgcctcaataaataaatgaccaagtataatatttttgtttaactgggttctctttatctactttaaggacttgtgtgaaaatctgatgatgttttaggtcatatttatgcagaaatatagaaaattctaaagcgttcacaaactttcaaacaccactgtaggtTTTCCaaaatgggaaagtcttcaggacagaggatttTGCACTTTGTGGTTTCTCTGTAACCTGACaccctgtattttttttttgcctgattCGATTCAAGAGAGGCGACTGTttctagctgctataacgtaagtgataaCAAGAACTGACTGGTTCTGTGAACGTTTAAAATGAATTATAaaccataataaataaaaaaaaaattaaggtgtCGTTagttaataaatacaaaattgTAATCATTGTTCAAGTGTGGTATATGTGGAATAAAACTTTGTAAACGtgttgttatagaaaaataatcaactttggtgtGTGAACAGTAACTGTGCTTCTGTCCTGACCCTTCCAACGTagttacagctttatctctgactgttactaagcactgacactggggactccttccataaatgttaaacatctcctcacagaaaaaCCCCTAAATCAACAATGAATCATgcctttttttaaatctgtttattattaatcttagcgggtggcacggtggtgtagtggttagcgctgtcgcctcacagcaagaaggtcctgggttcgagccccggggccggcgagggcctttctgtgtggagtttgcatgttctccccgtgggtttcctccgggtactccggtttcccccacagtccaaagacatgcaggttaggttaactggtgactctaaattgaccgtagatgtgagtgtgaatggttgtctgtgtctatgtttcagccctgtgatgacctggcgacttgtccagggtgtaccccgcctttcgcccgtagtcaactgggataggctccagcttgcctgcgaccctgtagaacaggataaagtggctagagataatgagatgagattaatcttAGCATATATAGATTATCCACCATACAAATCCCTGtgagtgagctgttactatagaaacaataacctgtgatttgcagcagcacgactgtcagagctgcttttaTGGAAAACGAATGAGATTCCAGAGTTCAACGGTGCTTTCATAAGAGCAGGTCCATCATTTCTGACTGCAGCTCGGATAAAAGCGTTTGCTAAAAGAATAATCGCAAATGGATTAATCACTCAGCTGAACAACGGGCTGTGAAGATATCTGTGAAAGATGGATGCCTTCAGTTCAGGTCTTTTTAATTAAAAGTGCTGTTGTGCCTCTTCATTAAACTCTTTTCTACACACTTGTGTAAAGGGTGAAAATGACAGTAGTGTCTGACAGGGCCACGCCTCAGGGATCGCTTCATTATGGAGTGACTTTTTCAGTCCCACACTGTGTTAGTAAAAGGAAGAACATCAATCAGTGTGAGGTTGAACAGTTGCAGACCGCTGAGCCTGTCTACGCTGACTGAACGGCACATGATTAAACACGACATTGAACATTTATTGTAATGAGGTACAGTAATGAAAACAGGGACATTACAACATTCCCGCTGCATTATTAATGCACTCAGAGAGCTACAGGAACATTTAACACTAATTATTAATCAGCCACTCGTTAACTAAACAGATTAAACTCAGCACCTTTTTGGAATTCTGTAAGCAACACTGCCCTCTACTAACACAACAACAGTACTGCAGCTCAGTCAGAAATAAAACTTGAGCTTCAAAGTTCAAACCCCAACTTTAATTGTGCTAAAATAAAAAGCTTAGGTAACAAGGCAGATTCATGAAATCAAACGaaactaaaatatttctgcccttATTTTAAATCATAGTCAAAAGTAACATGCTTAAAGAAGCAGTTTGAGCACAAATTAAATACACTTACAAAGCAACAAGCAAATTCTCAAGGACTTCTACGTACGcataatacactttttttttttttaactctgacACTAATGTACCTAACAACTAATGGAAACTTAGGGCCACCAGTTTAGCATGGTGCAATCTGCATGTGTAAATCATCACACGTCATATATTTGCACAAACATTACtaaaataatttcaaataattCCTAACATATAGCCTTGGCTTCACGTTTAGGCCACACCCTTTACCTGCAATAACAAACTGAGTAACTGGACCACTTCACAAAGACgactgaaaaaaataataataataaaaagacaccATGAGAAATTTACACATGCATGCTcagcagctttttttttctttcctgtgccATTTGGGGCTACAGCGAGCTGTTAAAGAGTCCTCTCCCCATAACTGGCACTGAACAGGCCCTATTTTGAGCTACACCCTCCATGATGGAGAAGGGTCCTGACAATGCAGTGCTTTTCTGAAATACTGCACTCTCTCTTAAGGGTACTATTGGGGCAGGAAGTACAAGTCCCCTCCCTAAACTTGGCATAATAGTGGCGTCTCTATCCAGCATGCTTCCTCCTCCTAGTGTTGACTTTACAGCAGGACAGGGACCATTTTTTTCCAGCATCTCAGGCTGTTCCTGAATCTCCAAGTCTGGCTCTGAAGTCTGCTTGACATTGTAGCGGTCCAGAAGTCCATCCTCGGTGACGTTATAGCGCTCCAGAGCCCATTTCTGCCGCTCACATTTGATCACCTCAATCTCACGCAGCTCCTGAGGGAGCTCCAGGCCAGTCTTGCCGATGTCCTCTGTACATACCGGATTTTCTTGTCCAGTCTTTAGATAGGAGTCCACTAGACTGGTGTAGTCAGACATCAGGGCATCCAAAAGCGTAAAACGAAGAGGCTGCAGGTGGATCACAGACAAAGCCATGACCTTTAGGAGTGGAGCAGGGCAAGGACGGACATACCAGACTTCTTTGTCTTCCCTACAGAGCTGATCTTTGATGCTCAGAGAGGACAGACGGGATAAGGGCATTTTTAAGTGAACGCTGATGACCTCTTGGAGCGTGCTCACCCGCGTGGGCAAGAAGCCCCCCGTCTCTGCATAGAAGTGCATCACGTCTGCGACCTGCGTGTCAAACACGTTCACCAGATTCACACCAAACTGCATCATCAGACACCTGGAAATTCTCCGGCAATCATGCATGACCTTCAGGATGTTCGTGCTCTCCAGAATGGTAGACAAACCATTTTTAAAAGCTCGAGCTCCAAGCAACAAGACGTCAAAGAGGTACACCTGGTTTTTGGTAGCCACCTGCAGCCAGCAGAGCCTCTCGTTCTGCAAAGCACCAATTCCATCCAGCCCAAGCCCAATCACCTGCTGCTTCCGGATGTGCATCACTGCAGGACCAAACTGCTCATGGAACTCATCTACAACCACGTAGTTCACAAACTGCTCTTCCTCATCCTCATGACCCCCCATCAGTGTGTTCCTGTAGGGCTGAAACTCAGCCAGGCTCATCTGGCCCACCTTGTCATGATCCTCATCACTCAGGAGGTCTGTGTTAGATGAGTCAGTAAACTCAACATTCAGGATTTCTTGTCCAAAGAAGACTTTAGCTCCAAGAAACCGGCTGCCGCTCTGAACCTCAACCACATCCTCTAAAATGattgttttgttcaaattaatgcgcTGCACAACGCCTTCAAACGTGCTACCTTTTGTCGTGAGCCGGATGCGTTTTCTTTTAAAGCTCTCTAAAAACCGATAGTCGTCCAAAGACACCATTTTGATGTGGATAATATAATAGAGTAAAATCTTAGTGGTTTGAAGGCTTTTTGTGTCGTAAAAAGTGACGTaaatcttcttcttcctcctctttaaGGTGTTATGGctgttggcaaaccaatttaaaggcgCATTACCGTCACCGactggctggagtgtggaacaggagatatcagGGAGGGGAAAACACTTATTTTCCTTTTAGATATTTCTGAATCTTTCAAAAAAAATTTGATAGCATACGTTTTAgcctcccggttttgggaaatccctaccgccaagtttatgtccaatcagaatcgtatgagaaacactgctgacgtcaactgatttttaaccaatcaacgaacagaacgacagtaaCTGTTTATATGAGTCCCAGCTCATGTAGGTGTCACATCTAATGAAAAAGTGGATAAATTAGCCAAGAAAGCTTGTCAAAGAGAGTCCATAGATGTAAATATAAAGTTATCAAAATCAGAGGGCAAAAGTATTGTGTGGCAAGAAGCAATTTTAAAATGGCAACAGAGTTGGCAACAAGAAACAAAGGGAAGGCATCTATTCTCAATTTCTAGTAGAGTAACTGACTCAGTTGGTTATAAAAGAGGGAGTAATCGTAAGGAGGAAGTTATTTTTGCAAGGTTGAGAATTGGGcatacattttgtttttattgggaAAACATCAGAATGGTCTGTGTTATTGTCAGGAACCTGAGACTGTTCATCATGTCATACTCTTTTGCAAAAATTATGACAGTCAAAGACAGGAACTGCTCGCACAGTTGCGTGGACTTGGTTTGGAAGAGGTGACGTTGAAAAGCATTTTAGAAATAGGATCAAGTGAAAAGGGAAGACGATTTTTCTTAAAGTTTTTATTGGATACTGGTCTATATAGTAGGATATAGTGTAATTGGGCCTTAATTAGGCATCAATcctgtagatggcagcaatgcaactatttggatgccggctgccataaaactccaaagaagaagaagaacgacagtcacttccgtaatgtaggattcacccaggctgtctcaTAGATGTATACatagacatcctaatacatagacggagcatccaatgtaaattctaaaagcgctgacgagacgcggggccgccatcttggagtggtgatccgctgcactcagtgtaatactaaatacattagatataaacagcttaacgtttttctatcggctacaaccaccaatctgttgcaaataaaatgtggttttaacaatctaaatccattataatgattcaaatgtgtgtatgttttctttaaatagattgttaagaacatatcaaaggggaaattaatctagtcagtgaatttataagagccttttacatccttcaacacaatctgaccccccttcagcaaagctgatggattcaggttgagtggggcactttgtatgtaggacaatgtgtgatgaccatatattgaccacaaacatttttttgtttttgttttaaagcatatcaaaacatttatttataacaaattaatgtcaaacataaaaaatataacaatgcagtaaataaataaactagtaaataaataaaaaaggtagtatatgaataaacatttaataacaatatatataatattagcatacaacattaaaacatcactcgtgaaaccactacctgatgacgatttaagtctcttagctccttctcggctctggtaatatactattttaaaaaaaacaacaaatagtacggtaatgttaaatcttacttgtgaaaagtaatccccctgcttctgtttgaaacggttcgctcgtttgagcaggagtacgctgagcaccagcctggcagcttgtctcttgtcttcttcttcagtcgtgcagtaatagacggtacttttttttattatttcccaaaacattcaaaatacacacaaatagagcaccatatatatatatatacacacagatcgggtggcacggtggtgtagtggttagcgctgtcgcctcacagcaagaaggtcctgggttcgagccccgtggccggcgagggcctttctgtgtggagtttgcatgttctccccgtgtccgcgtgggtttcctccgggcgctccggtttcccccacagtccaaagacatgcaggttaggttaactggtgactctaaattgaccgtaggtgtgagtgtgaatggttgtctgtgtctatgtgtcagccctgtgatgacctggtgacttgtccagggtgtaccccgcctttcgcccgtagtcagctgggataggctccagcttgcctgcgaccctgtaggacaggataaagcggctagagataatgagatgagatgttaatcgagtaaatcaaagtcatccaaaaaagatataaaataaccaacatccttattttcaactaactttagagatttggcaaaaagcttgaggtcattcttccagtgtATAAGgtttagtttttaaaaaaaacaacatttgtgaataaagtgtttacctaaaagtagtaaattattaataccatattcaattttgttattatttaaaaacaccccaaatttaatttctttaatggataaaggagcaaactgaatccccctagactaatagacggtaccttgatatctcgcgctttctcaccactccaagatggcgaccgtatttctcgcgtcagaacagccaactctccgtctatctattaggatgtctatggaaatccctaccgccaagtttatgtccaatcagaatcgtatgagaaacactgctgacgtcaactgattgttaaccaatcaacgaacagaacgacagtcactgttTATATGGGTCCCAGCTCATGTAGGTGTCACATCTAATGAAAAAGTGGATAAATTAGCCAAGAAAGCTTGTCAaagagagtctcatctcattatctctagccgctttatccttctacagggtcgcaggcaagctggagcctatcccagctgactacgggcgaaaggcggggtacaccctggacaagtcgccaggacatcacagggctgacacatagacacagacaaccattcacacctacggtcaatttagagtcaccagttaacctaacctgcatgtctttggactgtggggggaaaccggagcacccggaggaaacccacgcggacacggggagaacatgcaaactccacacagaaaggccctcgccggccccggagctcgaacccacgaccttcttgctgtgaggcgacagcgctaaccactacaccaccgtgccgccccaaagagAGTCCATAGATGTAAATATAAAGTTATCAAAATCAGAGGGCAAAAGTATTGTGTGGCAAGAAGCAATTTTAAAATGGCAACAGAGTTGGCAACAAGAAACAAAGGGAAGGCATCTATTCTCAATTTCTAGTAGAGTAACTGACTCAGTTGGTTATAAAAGAGGGAGTAATCGTAAGGAGGAAGTTATTTTTGCAAGGTTGAGAATTGGGCATACATTTTTAAATAGCACTTTGTTTTTATTGGGAAAACATCAGAATGGTCTGTGTTATTGTCAGGAACCTGAGACTGTTCATCATGTCATACTCTTTTGCAAAAATTATGACAGTCAAAGACAGGAACTGCTCGCACAGTTGCGTGGACTTGGTTTGGAAGAGGTGACGTTGAAAAGCATTTTAGAAATAGGATCAAGTGAAAAGGGAAGACGATTTTTCTTAAAGTTTTTATTGGATACTGGTCTATATAGTAGGATATAGTGTAATTGGGCCTTAATTAGGCATCAATCCTGTAGATGGTAGCAATGCAACTATTTGGATGCCGGCTGCCATAAaactccaaagaagaagaagaacgacagtcacttccttaatgtaggattcacccaggctgtctcatagatatacatagaagactagatgcctcgtccccgttgcccgtcaacgaagtcgaacatctgcacatggcggccatcttacctcagacagctggcttacccattacattgtgttggtagcgatatgtacttttcagatgaccgtaacttcctcaaatttcaatcgatattcaaacggtttggtttgttatattaaaaaaaaaaatggaagtatgtatttatgatattaatgatgaataatcattttatgtttaaaaaaaaacatgctgaaattcctatgctgtgagaagcctaacactgcatacttatggataactgcggccttaggacaaataaccatacaatttatttccaatttttagtgaaaatatttttacatgtgatagggccgtaggggaagctaaagttaaataaacagcttactcacttacaACCTCACACCCAAATGTAACAATACAGTATGATACTGTTGTCCTAGCCCGGCTGCTCATATCAGGAACTATATTGGACATTATTTCACTAAGTAAATAACGCTACCGATTATCCTTAAAAAAATGATATATTATCTTACTGGTGAAAGGTGATCCCGCGTGCCCTACTTTCCAGAGATCGCCGGTTCAAGCGACCGAAAGCCGCGCAGAAGTCTGGCATCTCGTCACAGtcagtaatttaatttcctctagaaatcataatgtaagttgttttaaattaaccaacccgaaaatgaaaaccatgtgcaagtgcaacttcagttattgaaaatattatctcatgaccttctatgtaaaattacttggtgctacgagctagcctagcatgaaatACAACTTTGACtaaaagctgcagtaagtcgtttttgaagagaaaaggtacgattttagcatgttcaagcacccagaattacaaccacattaataatgttttaagaaatcaaaccatttgtatatacgtcaaaatttcagcgagataagagtataaacatttaagcatctcaatggtcttacctcaatgtaccgcaaattctgtggaaaagcttgcctgtggtaagatggccgccctgtgtggacgttctggaatacgcggtgaggcatctagtcttctatgtatatctatgggctgtctgacattttttacaagcagtcattcatcatggccactaaattagggtgaccagatttccctagtctgaaaccgggacacttttgcgcacgaccatgctcgtgcacgcacaccttttttttacgtaaacgtgacactcagaaagGTGCTCTtattattttgttgaagctcacatttatcaacatctcacatgaaataaaacaaacaggcattttgttatctagtagcatagtggtgtacagatcagttaaattatggccagacaacagattttgtaatggctgagaataggccaggctatgtccataggccaaatttaaactgatttatttcacctgtttgtgagaacaccaagaagaatgcatatgcacatgtaggctatatctctaaaattgtatgcactatagcatgaacttaaaaagtagatatgtgacctcaacatagcctaggtcagaatcaaccttactaaccattccccacaactgaatgaataaagcaagatgtgtacaaaagtgaacactttaatagaaggtgcaacaagctgttcaacagcaatatggccaaactgtcagaatggtatgttaaacagaaacaaaaaagagacaagtaatttgagaatatacactcaaacaaaacagcaataaaggaggagaggggcgacagcccgaggaaagcccccacaggagcgcacatcatttgcaacataggctacccaagtcagtacaagaacaaagcacaggaacaaagctaaggtgactgtcaatccacccaccctaaacaaaatgcattagcctacgtgtATTTACGTATTAAATCTACGTATTAGAatctaatgtgatcctgtatat
It encodes:
- the exd1 gene encoding piRNA biogenesis protein EXD1 — encoded protein: MVSLDDYRFLESFKRKRIRLTTKGSTFEGVVQRINLNKTIILEDVVEVQSGSRFLGAKVFFGQEILNVEFTDSSNTDLLSDEDHDKVGQMSLAEFQPYRNTLMGGHEDEEEQFVNYVVVDEFHEQFGPAVMHIRKQQVIGLGLDGIGALQNERLCWLQVATKNQVYLFDVLLLGARAFKNGLSTILESTNILKVMHDCRRISRCLMMQFGVNLVNVFDTQVADVMHFYAETGGFLPTRVSTLQEVISVHLKMPLSRLSSLSIKDQLCREDKEVWYVRPCPAPLLKVMALSVIHLQPLRFTLLDALMSDYTSLVDSYLKTGQENPVCTEDIGKTGLELPQELREIEVIKCERQKWALERYNVTEDGLLDRYNVKQTSEPDLEIQEQPEMLEKNGPCPAVKSTLGGGSMLDRDATIMPSLGRGLVLPAPIVPLRESAVFQKSTALSGPFSIMEGVAQNRACSVPVMGRGLFNSSL